One Aphelocoma coerulescens isolate FSJ_1873_10779 chromosome 5, UR_Acoe_1.0, whole genome shotgun sequence DNA segment encodes these proteins:
- the MTCH2 gene encoding mitochondrial carrier homolog 2: MADAASQVLLGSGLTVLSQPLMYVKVLVQVGYEPLPPTLGRNIFGRQVYQLPGLFSYAKHIVKVDGRAGLFKGLAPRLCSSAIGTVVHSKVLQRYQEAEQAEPGASKKEPVSSLEQVLKETSREMVARSAATLITHPFHVITLRCMVQFIGRETKYSGTLSAFTTIYREEGILGFFAGLIPRLLGDILSLWLCNMLAYLINTYALENGVSTMTEMKSYSQAVTGFFASMLTYPFVLVSNLMAVNNCGLAGGLLPYAPTYSSWLDCWSQLHREGNMSRGNSLFFRKVPAGKRYVWEERRFR, from the exons ATGGCGGACGCGGCTTCGCAGGTGCTGCTGGGCTCGGGGCTCACCGTGCTCTCGCAGCCGCTCATGTACGTGAAGGTGCTGGTGCAG GTGGGCTACGAGCCGCTGCCGCCCACCCTGGGGAGGAACATCTTCGGCCGCCAGGTATACCAGCTGCCCGGCCTCTTCTCTTACG ccaAACACATCGTGAAGGTGGACGGGAGAGCGGGACTCTTCAAAGGCCTCGCCCCCCGCCTCTGCTCCAGCGCCATCGGCACCGTGGTGCACAGCAAAGTGCTGCAG CGGTACCAGGAGGCTGAGCAGGCTGAG CCTGGAGCCAGCAAGAAGGAGCCAGTGTCCTCGCTGGAGCAGGTGCTCAAGGag ACCTCCCGAGAGATGGTTGCGCGCTCCGCTGCCACCCTCATCACCCACCCCTTCCACG TGATCACCCTGCGCTGCATGGTGCAGTTCATCGGCCGCGAGACCAAGTACAG CGGGACACTAAGCGCCTTCACCACAATCTACCGGGAAGAGGGAATCCTGGGATTCTTTGC CGGCCTCATCCCGCGGCTCCTCGGGGACATCCTCTCCCTGTGGCTGTGTAACATGCTGGCCTACCTCATCAACACATACGCGCTGGAGAACGGG GTCTCCACCATGACCGAGATGAAGAGCTACTCCCAGGCGGTCACTGGG TTCTTTGCCAGCATGCTGACATACCCCTTCGTCCTGGTCTCCAACCTGATGGCCGTGAACAACTGCGG gtTGGCCGGGGGTCTCCTTCCCTACGCACCCACCTACTCTTCCTGGCTGGATTGCTGGAGCCAGCTGCACAGGGAG GGCAACATGAGCCGAGGGAACAGCCTGTTCTTCCGCAAGGTTCCAGCAGGGAAGCGATATGTGTGGGAGGAGCGGCGGTTCCGCTGA
- the NUDT8 gene encoding LOW QUALITY PROTEIN: mitochondrial coenzyme A diphosphatase NUDT8 (The sequence of the model RefSeq protein was modified relative to this genomic sequence to represent the inferred CDS: deleted 1 base in 1 codon): MAKAGRGSHPWQGLSHTQPKGCTPDGGCRTPGGGMAQLAGGFIAGGSRSALGGGCRTRATEEPRPGRARCGGGGRCRSLPASLLPRCSCPPRAGAMAGPGGAGGAEDAGDVLSGGSERRCRARLAAGGAGGAAAAAAAVLVPLCSVRGRPALLFTLRSRRLAGPHSGDVSFPGGRRDPADGDAVATALRETREELGVAVAATSVWGQLRTLPDRQGMTVAPVVANLGPLEALTLTPNPDEVEEVFTLPLAHLLREENQGYTHFRTANGYGYTLPVFLNGPHKVWGLTAIITELTLELLVPGHYRRKTHVPPRKAPA, translated from the exons ATGGCAAAGGCGGGACGTGGGTCACACCCCTGGCAAGGGCTGTCGCACACCCAGCCCAAGGGTTGCACGCCTGACGGCGGCTGTCGCACACCGGGCGGGGGCATGGCCCAGCTGGCAGGAGGTTTCATAGCCGGTGGGAGCCGTTCCGCGCTGGGAGGAGGCTGTCGCACCCGCGCGACAGAAGAGCCGCGGCCGGGGCGGGCTCGgtgc gggggcggggggcggtgcCGGTCCCTCCCTGCGTCCCTCCTCCCTCGCTGCTCCTGCCCGCCCCGTGCCGGCGCCATGGCGGGCCCGGGCGGTGCCGGCGGTGCCGAGGACGCCGGGGATGTGCTGAGCGGCGGCAGCGAGCGGCGGTGCCGGGCGCGGCtggcggcggggggcgcggggggcgcggcggcggcggcggccgcggtgCTGGTGCCGCTGTGCTCGGTGCGCGGCCGCCCCGCGCTGCTCTTCACgctccgctcccgccgcctcgcCGGCCCCCACAGCGGCGATGTCAG CTTCCCCGGTGGGCGGCGGGACCCGGCGGACGGGGACGCGGTGGCCACGGCTCTGCGGGAGACGcgggaggagctgggggtggcGGTGGCAGCCACCAGCGTCTGGGGACAGCTGCGAACGCTGCCCGACCGG CAGGGAATGACCGTGGCGCCCGTTGTGGCCAACCTGGGGCCGCTGGAGGCCTTGACGCTGACCCCCAACCCTGACGAG GTGGAGGAGGTGTTCACCCTGCCCCTGGCTCACCTGCTCCGTGAGGAGAACCAGGGCTACACCCACTTCCGCACGGCCAACGGCTACGGATACACCTTGCCCGTGTTCCTCAATGGCCCCCACAAAGTGTGGGGGCTCACGGCCATCATCACTGAGCTgaccctggagctgctggtgcccggCCACTACCGCAGGAAAACCCATGTGCCGCCCCGGAAAGCCCCAGCctga